The Vicia villosa cultivar HV-30 ecotype Madison, WI linkage group LG1, Vvil1.0, whole genome shotgun sequence genome includes a region encoding these proteins:
- the LOC131660734 gene encoding uncharacterized protein LOC131660734 translates to MRLRCLFRLRYAPSGIGWKGVVNCGMHNHTLDKDMLGHDILGRLKDDEIKFVNDMTKYNMAPRYRLPLLEIVDVTSTKLTFSIAFAYLEHEMDENFTWALQRLKELLYFEKLLPDVMVTDRELALMNAIDSVYPNASHLLYTFHISKNVSRKCKDYVKLKRLEHVMDQWNNMMYSNTEDKFDIHLNHFESVCGDIPSFVKYVKETWLTPYKESFVVAWTNRVTHLENTTTNRVESADWKLKNMLTISRSDLCASWRKSEICWSSKKRCGCYIRITHGLQCACQLAGYQILGIPIPMRALKKKLCDIAYPSTPSTCPPPVKYKPKRRVKKSRKGGESDVHRDPSQWKYVDASQGSQTTKKSCTQPSGSQSSTMLIGKQPSINSAKSKYLSQFLAFFHPYIDDIVNVELDGNYGFHCISSALGWGEDACYDV, encoded by the exons ATGAGGCTTAGATGCCTTTTTAGGCTGAGATATGCTCCGAGTGGTATTGGTTGGAAGGGGGTGGTTAACTGTGGGATGCATAATCATACACTAGATAAGGATATGTTAggtcatgacatcttggggcgtCTAAAAGATGATGAAATAAAGTTTGTGAATGACATGACGAAGTACAATATGGCACCAAG GTATCGGCTACCACTGCTTGAGATTGTTGATGTTACATCAACAAAATTGACGTTTTCAATTGCTTTTGCATATTTGGAACACGAAATGGATGAGAACTTCACATGGGCACTGCAGAGGCTCAAGGAGTTGTTGTATTTTGAGAAGTTGCTACCAGATGTCATGGTGACAGACCGGGAACTTGCATTAATGAATGCCATTGATTCTGTGTATCCAAATGCGTCTCATTTGCTATATacgtttcatatttcaaaaaatgttAGCAGGAAATGTAAAGACTATGTCAAATTAAAAAGACTAGAACATGTCATGGATCAATGGAACAACATGATGTATTCAAATACAGAAGACAAATTTGATATACATCTCAACCACTTCGAGAGTGTATGTGGTGATATTCCATCATTTGTTAAGTATGTGAAAGAAACATGGTTAACACCGTATAAAGAAAGTTTTGTTGTTGCATGGACTAACAGAGTCACTCATTTAGAGAACACAACAACAAACAG GGTGGAGTCTGCAGATTGGAAACTGAAGAACATGTTGACGATAAGTCGTAGTGATTTATGTGCAAGTTGGAG AAAGAGTGAAATTTGTTGGTCAAGCAAGAAGAGGTGTGGTTGTTACATTAGAATAACACATGGATTACAGTGTGCGTGTCAGCTTGCCGGCTACCAGATTCTAGGCATACCCATACCTATGAG GGCGTTGAAGAAAAAACTTTGTGATATTGCGTATCCATCCACACCTTCAACGTGTCCACCACCGGTCAAATACAAGCCAAAGAGAAGAGTTAAGAAGAGTAGAAAGGGGGGAGAAAGTGATGTGCATCGTGATCCAAGTCAGTGGAAATATGTTGATGCTTCTCAAGGGAGTCAGACTACAAAGAAATCATGCAcacaaccaagtgggagtcaatcGTCAACCATGCTGATTGGTAAGCAACCTTCTATCAATTCTGCAAAATCCAAGTACTTGTCACAATTTCTTGCCTTCTTTCATCCATACATCGATGATATTGTTAATGTTGAACTGGATGGAAATTATGGTTTCCATTGTATTTCATCTGCATTAGGATGGGGAGAAGATGCATGTTATGATGTTTGA
- the LOC131660743 gene encoding uncharacterized protein LOC131660743, which translates to MTRIKGKVVVQRSPKRSTQVNSPVKDAVRKKSTSAGPIKSKAVTKSTGVGPSKSWSKVIPKKRKEREIVKLECDVEVNVPDIPSRKKPTTNKLAASIPEVPIDNVSFHYASSASRWKYVLQKRLAVEKELTPNALENKEITGVWKQQECDEAQTELEVTDNKVCQVITAKQVNSWPLKEKLTASKLSIKYAMLHKIGAANWVPTNYKSTISTVLGRFLYIMGTKAKFDYGTYIFDQTMKHAGNLSIKGPIAFPSLLCGIILDQYPNILNEYDVVCKRESPLAFHYKLFQGKHVPNIVMTSDETSKSGASVSKAEVIAMLKETCKELESRKISLEKND; encoded by the exons ATGACAAGAATAAAAGGCAAAGTTGTTGTCCAAAGATCCCCTAAAAGGAGCACACAAGTGAACAGCCCTGTCAAAGACGCTGTCAGGAAGAAGAGTACTTCTGCTGGTCCTATCAAGAGCAAAGCTGTAACCAAGAGTACAGGGGTTGGTCCATCAAAATCTTGGAGCAAGGTcattccaaagaaaagaaaggagcgGGAAATTGTTAAACTTGAGTGTGATGTTGAAGTGAatgtccctgacatcccatcAAGGAAGAAGCCTACAACCAACAAGCTTGCTGCTAGTATTCCTGAAGTTCCTATTGATAATGTGTCATTCCACTATGCCTCTAGTGCCAGCAGGTGGAAGTATGTACTCCAAAAGAGATTGGCTGTGGAAAAGGAATTGACTCCAAATGCTCTTGAGAACAAGGAGATAACAGGAGTGTGGAAACAACAAGAGTGTG ATGAAGCTCAAACTGAGCTGGAAGTAACAGACAACAAAGTCTGTCAAGTGATCACAGCCAAGCAGGTAAACAGCTGGCCCCTGAAAGAGAAACTAACTGCAAGTAAGCTGAGCATCAAGTATGCAATGCTTCACAAGATAGGAGCAGCCAACTGGGTTCCAACAAATTACAAGTCCACTATCTCAACTGTGCTTGGCAGATTTCTGTATATTATGGGAACAAAGGCAAAGTTTGATTATGGAACATACATTTTTGACCAAACCATGAAGCATGCTGGAAACCTCAGTATTAAGGGTCCAATTGCTTTTCCATCCCTCTTGTGTGGTATAATTCTGGATCAGTATCCAAACATTCTCAATGAATATGATGTAGTGTGCAAAAGAGAAAGTCCCTTGGCCTTCCATTATAAACTGTTTCAGGGTAAGCATGTTCCAAACATTGTCATGACATCGGATGAAACTTCCAAATCTGGAGCATCAGTCAGCAAAGCAGAAGTCATAGCAATGTTAAAAGAGACTTGCAAAGAGCTAGAATCTAGAAAAATATCTCTTGAAAAAAATGATTAG